A genomic segment from Actinoplanes sichuanensis encodes:
- a CDS encoding sensor histidine kinase yields the protein MSFRIRVFVLMALVALGATGTTVALTWWQARDQVSEAASASRETTELIQRELREQALRNGTWEGVDQTLRRLRGMTGQRLRLVDPYGMVVADTDHLDRRVARPPGSVAVFVDPLPELIVADRADGRQATLAAIDTYRTETLLAACLYRHGYELIVTPGPDGVHRHGLADGGETAAVEECRPARPAPWQRADDLAQLRQCGPVQADCLRAAFRRQIATGEIAPAPLLLTIGAGNEPVRTLDAGPVLLITLVVAALATGGALLISRRVLRPIGTLTAAARRLGSGDRDGRVPDEGRDELGELARAFNQMADSVRAAQDDQRRLIADVAHELRNPLANVRGYLEALQDGVVEPTADLFASLHEEVVLNQRIVGDLQELALAEAGALIYHRSPTDLADLIGTVRNTHRAAADAAEVALVVDADRPVIADVDPDRIRQVVGNLVRNAVRATPAGGTVTLTAATDGDRAVLRVTDTGTGIAAEHLPFVFDRLWRADPSRGRGSGGSGLGLAIVRQIVHDHGGEVSAESAEGAGATFEIRLPPAVNPGRSPRNEAGPGRGGRTRTACRPG from the coding sequence GTGAGTTTCCGGATCCGGGTCTTCGTGCTGATGGCGCTGGTCGCGCTCGGTGCCACCGGGACGACCGTGGCACTCACCTGGTGGCAGGCCCGCGACCAGGTCAGTGAGGCGGCGTCGGCGTCCCGGGAGACCACCGAGCTGATCCAGCGGGAGCTGCGGGAGCAGGCGCTGCGCAACGGCACCTGGGAGGGCGTGGACCAGACCCTGCGGCGGCTGCGCGGGATGACCGGACAGCGGCTGCGGCTCGTCGACCCGTACGGCATGGTGGTCGCCGACACCGACCATCTGGACCGCCGGGTGGCGCGACCGCCCGGATCGGTCGCGGTGTTCGTCGATCCGCTGCCCGAGCTGATCGTCGCCGACCGGGCCGACGGGCGGCAGGCGACGCTCGCCGCCATCGACACCTACCGGACCGAGACGTTGCTGGCCGCCTGCCTGTACCGGCACGGCTACGAACTGATCGTCACCCCCGGTCCGGACGGCGTGCACCGGCACGGGCTGGCCGACGGTGGCGAGACCGCTGCGGTCGAGGAGTGCCGTCCGGCCCGGCCGGCGCCCTGGCAGCGGGCCGACGACCTGGCACAACTGCGGCAGTGCGGTCCGGTCCAGGCCGACTGCCTGCGGGCCGCCTTCCGGCGGCAGATCGCCACCGGCGAGATCGCTCCGGCGCCGTTGCTGCTCACCATCGGTGCGGGCAATGAGCCGGTACGTACGCTGGACGCCGGCCCGGTCCTGCTGATCACCCTCGTGGTCGCGGCCCTGGCCACCGGCGGCGCGCTGCTGATCAGCCGCCGGGTGCTGCGCCCGATCGGCACGCTGACCGCCGCCGCCCGGCGCCTGGGCAGCGGCGACCGGGACGGCCGGGTGCCCGACGAGGGCCGCGACGAGCTGGGTGAGCTGGCCCGCGCGTTCAATCAGATGGCCGATTCGGTGCGAGCCGCACAGGACGACCAGCGGCGGCTGATCGCCGATGTGGCGCACGAGCTGCGCAATCCGCTGGCCAACGTCCGCGGCTATCTGGAGGCCCTGCAGGACGGGGTGGTCGAGCCGACCGCCGACCTGTTCGCGTCGCTGCACGAGGAGGTCGTCCTCAACCAGCGGATCGTCGGTGACCTCCAGGAGCTGGCGCTGGCCGAGGCGGGGGCGCTGATCTACCACCGGTCACCGACCGACCTGGCCGATCTGATCGGGACCGTCCGCAACACCCATCGGGCCGCCGCCGACGCCGCCGAGGTCGCCCTGGTCGTGGACGCCGACCGGCCGGTGATCGCCGACGTGGACCCGGACCGGATCCGGCAGGTGGTCGGCAACCTGGTCCGCAACGCGGTGCGGGCCACCCCGGCCGGCGGGACGGTCACGCTGACCGCGGCGACCGACGGGGACCGGGCGGTGCTGCGGGTGACCGACACCGGCACCGGGATCGCCGCCGAGCATCTGCCGTTCGTCTTCGACCGGCTGTGGCGGGCCGACCCGTCCCGGGGCCGTGGCAGCGGCGGCAGCGGGCTCGGTCTGGCCATCGTCCGGCAGATCGTGCACGACCACGGCGGTGAGGTGTCGGCGGAGAGCGCCGAGGGGGCCGGTGCCACCTTCGAGATCCGGCTCCCGCCTGCCGTCAACCCGGGACGATCGCCCAGGAATGAGGCGGGACCGGGTCGTGGTGGCCGTACCCGAACGGCTTGTCGGCCAGGTTGA
- a CDS encoding alpha-amylase family protein, giving the protein MSGDWVRHVIWWHVYPLGFVGAEPEAGPGTGVTHRLGHLTEWLDHLIGLGCNGLALGPVFASGTHGYDTVDYLRVDPRLGDDGDFDALVAACRERGIRILLDGVFNHAGREFPPVRAALDGSGPREWVRWSGEYPYLFEGHDRLITLDHTSPVVRDFVVDVMCHWLERGADGWRLDAAYAVDPEFWAAVLPRVRERFPEAWFVGEMIHGDYGDYVKRSSLDAVTQYELWKAVWSSLNDRNLFELAWALDRHRAWTADFLPLTFLGNHDVTRIASRLTDPRHRGHAAALLFFLPGVPSVYYGDEFGYQGVKEDRPGGDDAVRPAMPPVPAGGGEEYQRLIGIRRRDSWLTSARISTDGLTNETVAIIAEGPAGQRLALLLNLADKPFGYGHHDPVPPHSWAIVPG; this is encoded by the coding sequence ATGAGCGGTGACTGGGTCCGGCACGTCATCTGGTGGCACGTCTACCCGCTGGGGTTCGTCGGTGCCGAGCCCGAGGCCGGTCCGGGGACCGGGGTCACGCACCGGCTCGGGCACCTGACCGAGTGGCTCGACCACCTGATCGGGCTGGGCTGCAACGGTCTGGCGCTGGGTCCGGTGTTCGCCTCCGGCACCCACGGCTACGACACCGTCGACTATCTGCGCGTCGATCCGCGGCTGGGTGACGACGGCGACTTCGACGCGCTGGTGGCGGCCTGCCGGGAGCGCGGCATCCGGATCCTGCTGGACGGGGTGTTCAACCACGCCGGCCGTGAGTTCCCGCCGGTGCGGGCCGCTCTCGACGGCAGCGGGCCGCGGGAGTGGGTGAGGTGGAGCGGAGAGTATCCGTACCTGTTCGAGGGCCACGACCGACTGATCACCCTGGACCACACGTCGCCGGTGGTGCGTGACTTCGTGGTCGACGTAATGTGCCACTGGCTGGAGCGCGGCGCCGACGGCTGGCGGCTGGACGCGGCCTACGCGGTCGACCCGGAGTTCTGGGCGGCCGTCCTGCCTCGGGTGCGCGAGCGGTTCCCGGAGGCCTGGTTCGTCGGCGAGATGATCCACGGCGACTACGGCGACTACGTGAAACGGTCGAGCCTGGACGCCGTCACCCAGTACGAACTGTGGAAGGCCGTCTGGTCGTCGCTGAACGACCGGAACCTGTTCGAGCTGGCCTGGGCACTGGACCGGCACCGGGCGTGGACCGCCGACTTCCTGCCGCTGACCTTCCTGGGCAACCACGACGTCACCCGGATCGCCAGTCGGCTCACCGATCCACGGCACCGGGGCCACGCCGCCGCGCTGCTGTTCTTCCTGCCCGGCGTGCCGAGCGTCTACTACGGCGACGAGTTCGGCTACCAGGGCGTCAAGGAGGACCGGCCGGGTGGCGACGACGCGGTCCGCCCGGCGATGCCGCCGGTCCCGGCCGGGGGCGGCGAGGAGTATCAACGTCTGATCGGCATCCGCCGCCGCGACTCGTGGCTGACCAGCGCCCGGATCAGCACCGACGGCCTCACCAACGAAACCGTGGCGATCATCGCCGAGGGTCCCGCCGGTCAGCGCCTGGCACTGCTGCTCAACCTGGCCGACAAGCCGTTCGGGTACGGCCACCACGACCCGGTCCCGCCTCATTCCTGGGCGATCGTCCCGGGTTGA
- a CDS encoding chemotaxis protein CheB: MRRDPVIALVTSAGGVGALTTVLRDLPGGRPVAMVVQQHLSAHGSALVKILRERSGHDVVWAERGTALAGGRVVVCPPRFRLEVLPDGTCELIGNEPGARSHPHDWFLRSLADAYGVRAVAVVLSGMGRDGAAGAAAVRDAGGLVIVQDGDTAEFPSMPKAAEAGAHLVLPLGQIGGVLADLVDGRPLPRPRTEIEAGAALFRGPGEVERLLRAKDWSVTPLGPVTGWPEVLRAAVRITLDSGFPAAVWWGPELIQVYNESWRQFLGSTKHPQALAGRADQTWPELWSVVGPMIADAQSNGVASGAENMPMLMDRNGSLEEVYVTFTFSPITDDRGSVLGVQNSILDTTATMVAERRMALLRTVAAETAGARQPEHACELAAAAITRVPAEVPFALLYVIDHNRREARLAGASGLEAGSFAAPRVIDLAGETPVWPLPALLAAPAARRGLLLDGLGERLGGVLAPLPGLPGAMPPDAALLVPMMAGPDDTATGVLVAGLNRHQPFDNAYRDFLNLLAGQIGAALALAHTRHRERQSLDKLAELDRAKTEFFSNVSHEFRTPLTLMLGPLEEMLRRPGEPIDVGEVGLMYRNAQRLLRLVGTLLDFSQAEAGRLRAAFAPTDLAALTTDIASMFGSAAEAAGLNLTIDAPPLPGPVWVDPEMWEKIVSNLLSNALKFTWQGGVEVILRPVERHAELIVRDSGVGIPEGDLPYVFKRFHRVRDARGRTHEGAGIGLALVDELVRRHHGRVRVTSRPDVGTAFTVWIPMGRRPDPADGRPEPVVVGGLAESMAREAAHWDVTPCQGDEVAGPDDAATLRDLPVRFTSDVRVLVADDNADMRDYLTRLLGSSWTILVTSNGEQALEVARREIPDLILADVMMPRMDGFALLREVRADESLAATPVVLLTARAGEETAIEGLLAGADDYVVKPFAARELVARIDAQLQMARLRRAGERRFRALREAGFDVVYRMSADWSSMHALDGRGFLTDTTEPTASWLETYIDPADQPEVLAAINAAIEAKGVFQLEHRVRRPDGTLARTLSRAVPLLDDDGEVIEWIGTATDLTGVRSVADRK, from the coding sequence ATGCGGAGAGACCCGGTCATCGCTCTGGTGACCTCAGCGGGTGGGGTCGGTGCGCTGACCACGGTGCTGCGTGACCTGCCGGGTGGCCGGCCGGTGGCGATGGTGGTCCAGCAGCACCTGAGCGCCCACGGCAGCGCACTCGTCAAGATCCTGCGGGAGCGTAGCGGCCACGACGTGGTGTGGGCCGAGCGCGGGACCGCGCTCGCCGGGGGCCGGGTGGTGGTGTGCCCGCCACGCTTCCGGCTGGAGGTGCTGCCGGACGGCACGTGTGAGCTGATCGGCAACGAGCCCGGGGCGCGGAGCCATCCGCACGACTGGTTCCTGCGGTCGTTGGCCGACGCGTACGGCGTGCGGGCGGTGGCCGTGGTGCTCAGCGGCATGGGCCGGGACGGCGCCGCCGGCGCCGCCGCGGTTCGCGACGCCGGCGGTCTGGTGATCGTGCAAGACGGCGACACGGCGGAGTTCCCATCGATGCCGAAGGCGGCCGAGGCCGGCGCCCATCTGGTGCTGCCGCTCGGCCAGATCGGTGGGGTGCTCGCCGACCTGGTCGACGGCCGTCCGCTGCCCCGGCCCCGGACCGAGATCGAGGCGGGTGCGGCGCTGTTCCGGGGGCCGGGCGAGGTGGAGCGACTGCTGCGGGCCAAGGACTGGTCGGTGACCCCGCTCGGGCCGGTCACCGGGTGGCCCGAGGTGCTCCGGGCGGCCGTCCGGATCACGCTGGACTCCGGCTTCCCGGCCGCGGTGTGGTGGGGTCCCGAGCTGATCCAGGTCTACAACGAGTCGTGGCGGCAGTTCCTCGGCTCGACCAAGCATCCGCAGGCCCTCGCCGGCCGGGCCGACCAGACGTGGCCCGAGCTGTGGTCGGTGGTCGGCCCGATGATCGCGGACGCCCAGTCCAACGGGGTGGCGTCGGGTGCCGAGAACATGCCGATGCTGATGGACCGCAACGGGTCTCTGGAGGAGGTCTACGTGACCTTCACCTTCTCGCCGATCACCGACGACCGGGGCTCGGTCCTGGGTGTGCAGAACTCGATTCTGGACACCACCGCCACGATGGTCGCCGAGCGGCGGATGGCCCTGCTGCGTACGGTCGCGGCCGAGACCGCCGGAGCCCGCCAGCCGGAGCACGCCTGTGAGCTCGCCGCGGCCGCCATCACGCGGGTGCCCGCCGAGGTGCCGTTCGCGCTGCTCTACGTGATCGATCACAACCGGCGGGAGGCGCGGCTCGCCGGCGCGTCCGGTCTGGAGGCCGGGTCGTTCGCCGCCCCGCGCGTCATCGACCTGGCCGGCGAAACCCCGGTGTGGCCGCTGCCGGCCCTGCTCGCCGCACCGGCCGCCCGGCGCGGGCTGCTGCTGGACGGGCTGGGTGAGCGGCTCGGCGGGGTGCTGGCGCCGCTGCCCGGCCTGCCCGGTGCGATGCCGCCGGACGCCGCGCTGCTGGTGCCGATGATGGCCGGCCCGGACGACACGGCGACCGGAGTGCTGGTGGCCGGGCTGAACCGGCATCAGCCGTTCGACAACGCCTACCGGGATTTCCTGAATCTGCTGGCCGGGCAGATCGGTGCCGCTCTGGCGCTGGCGCACACCCGGCACCGCGAGCGGCAGAGCCTGGACAAGCTGGCCGAGCTGGATCGGGCCAAGACCGAGTTCTTCTCGAATGTGAGCCACGAGTTCCGTACCCCGTTGACGTTGATGCTCGGTCCGTTGGAGGAGATGCTGCGCCGGCCCGGCGAACCGATAGACGTGGGCGAGGTCGGGTTGATGTATCGCAACGCGCAGCGGTTGCTGCGGCTGGTCGGTACGCTGCTCGACTTCTCGCAGGCCGAGGCGGGCCGGTTGCGGGCGGCGTTCGCGCCGACCGATCTGGCCGCGCTGACCACGGACATCGCGTCGATGTTCGGCAGCGCCGCCGAGGCGGCCGGCCTGAACCTGACGATCGACGCGCCGCCGCTGCCCGGGCCGGTCTGGGTCGATCCGGAGATGTGGGAGAAGATCGTCTCCAACCTGCTGTCGAACGCCTTGAAGTTCACCTGGCAGGGCGGGGTCGAGGTGATCCTGCGGCCGGTCGAGCGGCACGCCGAGCTGATCGTGCGGGACAGCGGAGTGGGTATCCCGGAGGGCGACCTGCCGTACGTGTTCAAGCGTTTCCACCGGGTCCGGGATGCCCGGGGTCGCACCCACGAGGGCGCCGGGATCGGCCTGGCGCTCGTCGACGAGTTGGTCCGCCGCCATCACGGCCGGGTCCGGGTGACCAGCCGCCCGGACGTCGGCACCGCGTTCACCGTGTGGATCCCGATGGGCCGCCGCCCCGATCCCGCCGACGGCAGGCCGGAGCCGGTAGTGGTCGGCGGGCTGGCCGAGTCGATGGCGCGGGAGGCCGCGCACTGGGATGTCACCCCGTGCCAGGGCGACGAGGTGGCCGGGCCGGACGATGCGGCGACTCTCCGGGATCTGCCGGTGCGGTTCACCTCGGACGTGCGGGTGCTGGTCGCCGACGACAACGCCGACATGCGTGACTATCTGACGCGGCTGCTCGGCTCGTCATGGACGATCCTCGTCACCTCGAACGGCGAGCAGGCTCTGGAGGTGGCGCGGCGGGAGATACCGGATCTCATCCTGGCCGATGTGATGATGCCCCGGATGGACGGGTTCGCTCTGCTGCGCGAGGTGCGGGCCGACGAGTCGCTGGCGGCGACGCCGGTCGTGCTGCTGACCGCCCGGGCCGGTGAGGAGACCGCGATCGAGGGGCTGCTGGCCGGGGCCGACGACTACGTGGTCAAACCGTTCGCGGCGCGGGAGCTGGTGGCCCGGATCGACGCCCAGTTGCAGATGGCGCGGCTGCGGCGCGCCGGTGAGCGCCGGTTCCGGGCCCTGCGGGAGGCCGGTTTCGACGTCGTCTACCGGATGAGCGCCGACTGGAGCAGCATGCACGCCCTGGACGGGCGCGGTTTCCTGACCGACACCACTGAACCGACGGCGAGCTGGCTGGAGACCTATATCGACCCGGCCGACCAGCCCGAGGTGCTCGCGGCGATCAACGCGGCCATCGAGGCCAAGGGGGTCTTCCAGCTGGAACACCGGGTCCGCCGGCCGGACGGCACACTGGCCCGGACCCTGTCGCGGGCGGTGCCGCTGCTCGACGACGACGGCGAGGTCATCGAGTGGATCGGCACCGCCACCGACCTGACCGGAGTCAGATCGGTGGCGGACCGGAAATGA
- a CDS encoding glycoside hydrolase family 65 protein yields MIDEEICPADPWQVRETRLQTSLLGPMESVFALANGYLGLRGNLDEGEPYEISGTYLNSFHEQRPLPYPEGGYGYPEQGQTVVNVTDGKLIRLMVDDEQFHIGRGVLHRHERVLDLRAGMLRREVEWESPAGRRVTVRSRRMVSFTQRAVAAISYEVEAGEQEVRITVQSCLAADEEQVKVSDDPRVAAALGDPLRAVEQDTEQHGAVLLHRTRRSGLLLAAGMDHIVETAGDYEEETDVRADWARTTVVTVLPPGGRLRIVKFLGYGWSTSRSTEALRDQVAAALNGARHTGWDGLVAEQRAYLDDFWDAADVAIDGDAGLQQAVRFGLFHVLQAGARTERRAIPGKGLTGPGYDGHAFWDTEGYVLPLLMYTTPRAAADALRWRHTILPAARDRARTLGLAGAAFPWRTIDGQECSAYWPAGTAALHLNAVIARAVDRYRLVTGDESLERECGLEILVETARLWVSHGHHDADGVWHVDGVTGPDEYSAVADDNVFTNLMAARNLRAAADACRRHPESAERLGVRPEEPDVWRACAHAVHVPYDDRLGVHSQSEGFTRYAPWDFPAEHPGEPLMMHAPYFQLYRRQVCKQADLVLAMHWCPDAFTDEQKARNVDYYERITVRDSSLSACTQAVMCAEVGHLELAHDYAWEAAMVDLRDLHGNTRDGLHIASLAGSWSAVVEGFGGLRERDHGPVLSLAPRLPTGITRLRFNLRHSGVRLEVEADHEAVRLRLREGEMTLMLYGERVTVSTGEAVTRPVVPLQPALPAPRQPPGYAPHRPRAG; encoded by the coding sequence ATGATCGATGAGGAGATCTGTCCCGCCGACCCGTGGCAGGTCCGGGAGACACGCCTGCAGACCTCGCTGCTGGGTCCGATGGAGTCGGTGTTCGCGCTGGCCAACGGCTATCTGGGGCTGCGCGGAAACCTGGACGAGGGTGAGCCCTACGAGATCTCCGGCACCTACCTGAACTCGTTCCACGAACAGCGGCCGCTGCCGTACCCCGAAGGCGGCTACGGGTATCCGGAACAGGGCCAGACCGTCGTGAACGTGACCGACGGCAAGCTGATCCGGCTGATGGTCGACGACGAGCAGTTCCATATCGGGCGCGGCGTGCTGCACCGGCACGAGCGGGTCCTCGATCTGCGGGCCGGGATGCTGCGGCGCGAGGTCGAGTGGGAGTCACCGGCCGGGCGACGGGTGACCGTCCGCAGCCGCCGGATGGTGTCGTTCACCCAGCGTGCGGTGGCCGCGATCAGCTACGAGGTGGAAGCCGGTGAGCAGGAGGTGCGGATCACCGTGCAGTCCTGCCTGGCCGCCGACGAGGAGCAGGTCAAGGTCTCCGACGATCCGCGGGTGGCGGCCGCCCTCGGTGATCCGCTGCGGGCCGTCGAGCAGGACACCGAGCAGCACGGAGCGGTGCTGCTGCACCGTACCCGCCGAAGTGGTCTTCTCCTCGCCGCCGGCATGGACCACATCGTCGAGACCGCGGGCGACTACGAGGAGGAGACCGACGTCCGAGCGGACTGGGCGCGGACCACCGTGGTCACCGTCCTGCCGCCCGGCGGACGGCTGCGGATCGTCAAGTTCCTGGGGTACGGCTGGAGCACCTCCCGTTCCACCGAGGCCCTGCGCGACCAGGTGGCGGCCGCGCTGAACGGCGCCCGCCACACCGGTTGGGACGGTCTGGTCGCGGAACAGCGCGCCTACCTCGACGACTTCTGGGACGCCGCCGACGTGGCCATCGACGGTGACGCCGGTCTGCAGCAGGCGGTCCGGTTCGGTCTGTTCCACGTGCTGCAGGCGGGTGCCCGCACCGAGCGTCGTGCGATCCCGGGTAAGGGGCTGACCGGCCCGGGTTACGACGGGCACGCGTTCTGGGACACCGAGGGCTACGTGCTGCCGCTGCTGATGTACACGACTCCGCGGGCGGCCGCGGACGCTCTGCGCTGGCGGCACACCATCCTCCCGGCGGCCCGCGACCGGGCGCGGACGCTGGGGCTGGCGGGAGCGGCGTTCCCATGGCGGACCATCGACGGTCAGGAGTGTTCCGCTTACTGGCCGGCCGGCACGGCGGCGCTGCACCTGAACGCGGTGATCGCCCGCGCGGTCGACAGGTACCGGTTGGTCACCGGCGACGAGTCGCTGGAACGCGAGTGCGGCCTGGAGATCCTGGTCGAGACGGCCCGGCTGTGGGTGTCGCACGGGCACCACGACGCGGACGGGGTGTGGCATGTCGACGGGGTGACCGGCCCGGACGAGTACAGCGCGGTCGCCGACGACAACGTCTTCACCAACCTGATGGCGGCCCGGAACCTGCGGGCCGCGGCCGACGCCTGCCGCCGCCACCCGGAATCGGCCGAACGGCTGGGGGTGCGGCCGGAGGAGCCGGATGTGTGGCGGGCGTGTGCGCACGCCGTGCACGTCCCCTACGACGATCGGCTCGGTGTGCACTCCCAGTCGGAGGGTTTCACCAGGTACGCGCCGTGGGACTTCCCGGCGGAGCACCCGGGCGAGCCGCTGATGATGCACGCCCCGTACTTCCAGCTCTACCGGCGGCAGGTGTGCAAGCAAGCCGACCTGGTGCTGGCCATGCACTGGTGCCCGGACGCGTTCACCGACGAACAGAAGGCCCGCAACGTCGACTACTACGAACGGATCACCGTGCGTGACTCGTCGCTGTCGGCGTGCACCCAGGCGGTGATGTGCGCCGAGGTCGGCCATCTGGAGCTCGCCCACGACTACGCGTGGGAGGCCGCCATGGTCGACCTGCGCGACCTGCACGGCAACACCCGTGACGGTCTGCACATCGCGTCACTGGCCGGCTCCTGGTCGGCGGTCGTCGAAGGCTTCGGCGGTCTGCGTGAACGCGATCACGGCCCGGTGCTGTCGCTGGCGCCGCGACTGCCGACGGGCATCACCCGGTTGCGGTTCAACCTGCGGCACAGCGGCGTGCGCCTGGAGGTCGAGGCCGACCACGAGGCGGTCCGGCTGCGGCTCCGCGAGGGCGAGATGACCCTCATGCTGTACGGCGAACGCGTGACCGTGTCCACGGGAGAGGCGGTGACCCGCCCCGTGGTCCCTCTGCAACCGGCACTCCCCGCTCCCCGTCAACCGCCCGGTTACGCCCCGCACCGGCCGCGGGCGGGATAG
- the katG gene encoding catalase/peroxidase HPI encodes MTDAQDNGTAKCPVAHDSVTAHGSESENPAIDSPTPKTGGRPRSNRDWWPNQLDLSVLHAHSSKGNPLSPDFDYATEFEKLDVEALKADITTVLTTSQDWWPADFGHYGGLMIRLSWHAAGTYRIQDGRGGAGDGGQRFAPLNSWPDNANLDKARRLLWPVKAKYGQKISWADLLVLAGNVALESMGFKTFGFGFGRVDVWEPEEIFWGPEDTWLGDERYASEKTMSEGVGATEMGLIYVNPEGPKGNADPAAAAHFIRETFARMAMNDEETVALIAGGHTFGKTHGAGVADNHVGPEPEGAPLESQGLGWLSTHGSGKGADTITSGLEVTWTDKPTQWSNRFFEILFGYEWELTTSPGGAKQWVAKDAEAIIPDAHDPSKKHKPTMLTTDLSLRVDPAYEQISRRFLADPDEFALAFAKAWYKLLHRDMGPVERFLGPWVPEAQLWQDPVPAVDHPLVGDAEVADLKAKVLDSGLSVAQLVQATWAAAASFRSTDKRGGVNGARIRLEPQRSWEVNRPVIPVIDTLEKIQQEFNASGDAKISLADLIVLAGNAAVEKAAADAGVPVTVPFHPGRTDATQEQTDVESFAVLEPRADGFRNYLRPGEKTQPEVLLVDRAYMLSLTAPEMTVLVGGLRSLAGGEHGVLTDKPGVLTNDFFVNLLSPGTRWAASKDREHVYEIRDLATDQVKFTATAVDLIFGSNSQLRALAEVYASADAREKFVQDFVKAWTKVTELDRFDLA; translated from the coding sequence ATGACCGACGCTCAGGACAACGGCACCGCGAAGTGCCCGGTCGCCCACGATTCGGTGACCGCGCACGGCAGCGAGAGCGAGAACCCGGCGATCGACTCGCCGACACCGAAGACCGGCGGCCGCCCGCGCTCCAACCGGGACTGGTGGCCCAATCAGCTGGACCTCTCGGTGCTGCACGCCCACTCGTCGAAGGGCAACCCGCTCTCCCCCGACTTCGACTACGCCACCGAGTTCGAGAAGCTCGACGTGGAGGCGCTCAAGGCCGACATCACCACCGTGCTGACCACCTCGCAGGACTGGTGGCCGGCCGACTTCGGCCACTACGGCGGCCTGATGATCCGGCTGAGCTGGCACGCCGCCGGGACGTACCGGATCCAGGACGGCCGTGGCGGTGCCGGTGACGGTGGCCAGCGCTTCGCCCCGCTGAACAGCTGGCCCGACAACGCCAACCTGGACAAGGCACGCCGCCTGCTGTGGCCGGTGAAGGCGAAGTACGGCCAGAAGATCTCCTGGGCCGACCTGCTGGTGCTGGCCGGCAACGTGGCCCTGGAGTCGATGGGCTTCAAGACGTTCGGCTTCGGTTTCGGCCGCGTCGACGTCTGGGAGCCGGAGGAGATCTTCTGGGGCCCGGAGGACACCTGGCTCGGTGACGAGCGGTACGCCTCCGAGAAGACGATGTCCGAGGGCGTCGGCGCGACCGAGATGGGCCTCATCTACGTCAACCCGGAGGGCCCGAAGGGCAACGCCGACCCGGCCGCCGCGGCGCACTTCATCCGCGAGACGTTCGCCCGGATGGCGATGAACGACGAGGAGACCGTGGCGCTGATCGCCGGCGGTCACACCTTCGGCAAGACCCACGGCGCGGGTGTCGCCGACAACCACGTCGGCCCGGAGCCGGAGGGCGCGCCGCTGGAGTCGCAGGGCCTCGGCTGGCTGAGCACGCACGGCTCCGGCAAGGGCGCCGACACCATCACGTCCGGCCTGGAGGTCACCTGGACCGACAAGCCGACCCAGTGGAGCAACCGGTTCTTCGAGATCCTCTTCGGGTACGAGTGGGAGCTGACAACCAGCCCCGGCGGCGCGAAGCAGTGGGTCGCCAAGGACGCCGAGGCGATCATCCCGGACGCACACGACCCGTCGAAGAAGCACAAGCCGACGATGCTGACCACCGACCTGTCGCTGCGCGTCGACCCGGCGTACGAGCAGATCTCCCGTCGTTTCCTGGCCGACCCGGACGAGTTCGCGCTGGCCTTCGCGAAGGCCTGGTACAAGCTGCTGCACCGTGACATGGGCCCGGTCGAGCGCTTCCTCGGCCCGTGGGTGCCGGAGGCGCAGCTCTGGCAGGACCCGGTCCCGGCCGTCGACCACCCGCTGGTCGGTGACGCCGAGGTCGCCGACCTGAAGGCGAAGGTGCTCGACTCCGGCCTGAGCGTCGCACAGCTGGTGCAGGCCACCTGGGCGGCGGCGGCCAGCTTCCGCTCCACCGACAAGCGCGGCGGGGTCAACGGCGCCCGGATCCGCCTGGAGCCGCAGCGCTCCTGGGAGGTCAACCGGCCGGTCATCCCGGTGATCGACACCCTGGAGAAGATCCAGCAGGAGTTCAACGCGTCCGGCGACGCGAAGATCTCGCTGGCCGACCTGATCGTGCTGGCCGGTAACGCGGCGGTGGAGAAGGCCGCGGCCGACGCCGGTGTGCCGGTGACCGTGCCGTTCCACCCGGGCCGTACCGACGCCACCCAGGAACAGACCGACGTCGAGTCGTTCGCCGTCCTGGAGCCGCGGGCCGACGGGTTCCGCAACTACCTGCGGCCGGGCGAGAAGACCCAGCCCGAGGTGCTGCTCGTCGACCGGGCGTACATGCTGAGCCTGACCGCCCCGGAGATGACCGTGCTGGTCGGCGGCCTGCGGTCGCTCGCCGGCGGCGAGCACGGTGTGCTCACCGACAAGCCGGGCGTGCTCACCAACGACTTCTTCGTCAACCTGCTCTCCCCGGGCACGCGGTGGGCGGCGTCGAAGGACCGCGAGCACGTGTACGAGATCCGCGACCTCGCCACCGACCAGGTGAAGTTCACCGCCACCGCGGTCGACCTGATCTTCGGCTCGAACTCGCAGCTGCGCGCCCTCGCCGAGGTCTACGCCAGCGCCGACGCCCGGGAGAAGTTCGTTCAGGACTTCGTCAAGGCGTGGACGAAGGTCACCGAGCTGGACCGTTTCGACCTGGCCTGA